The Osmerus eperlanus chromosome 12, fOsmEpe2.1, whole genome shotgun sequence genome has a segment encoding these proteins:
- the LOC134031778 gene encoding uncharacterized protein LOC134031778, giving the protein MFSKMSKLQLFQAFLTDRLTVAAIEILGAVENTITEYQEEMDRTKEDNARLQRLLDLVFNPEIKLHRADRLPCLMSAACDDDPSRHQELSQIIEVKVEQEEIWTTRDDIKTEPEAETSRASEPTPDLGHSIAATLEESFSDVEPDPVEQMEDVEPDPVGQIEDVEPDPVEQMEKPKQRTMADFVKNMLYRGPQDDPPESLNSTVYKEFAKGLAPLVPSMDISCEIPLVDTAFGKVPVGSPLSYQMPLPNSSHTSPHTDTPPRPPLPLGDYRLEPSSCMFVFSEQELQYLKSIETSWDMAHRIEKATRDKSVSIERDQLRRPRLTSHFWEICHIREQSKAEQLAERVWKGTPRSVKRVRGVESAAVWEYCRAINVNYSPCGFITHPDAPWLGCSPYGLSFDPTESPPFGLLEIIFPKTRSYVSCPFLSVRGGALQLKQNHSYFWQLQAQLLLTGLQWCDFVVFAEDDVWIQRIFRDDEVVNIIREKTEHFFLYFYMPKCLYMSTI; this is encoded by the exons ATGTTCAGCAAAATGTCCAAACTACAGTTGTTTCAAGCTTTTCTCACCGACCGATTAACTGTTGCAGCTATTGAAATATTGGGAGCGGTGGAGAACACAATAACTGAATACCAGGAAGAGATGGACCGAACTAAGGAGGATAACGCACGTCTACAGAGGCTGTTGGACTTGGTTTTCAACCCAGAGATTAAGTTACACAGAGCAG ACCGTCTCCCGTGCCTGATGTCTGCTGCCTGTGATGACGACCCCAGTCGGCACCAAGAGCTGTCACAGATCATCGAGGTGAAAGTAGAGCAGGAGGAAATATGGACCACACGAGACGATATTAAAACCGAACCTGAAGCGGAAACCAGTAGAGCATCAGAACCAACACCTGACCTTGGGCATTCTATTGCAGCAACTCTAGAGGAATCATTCAGT GATGTGGAGCCAGACCCTGTGGAACAGATGGAGGATGTGGAACCAGACCCTGTAGGACAGATTGAGGATGTGGAGCCAGACCCTGTGGAACAGATGGAGAAACCTAAACAGAGAACCATGGCTGACTTTGTCAA GAATATGCTCTACAGAGGACCCCAAGACGATCCGCCAGAATCGCTGAACTCAACAGTCTACAAGGAGTTTGCCAAAGGCCTGGCGCCATTGGTTCCATCAATGGACATCAGCTGCGAGATCCCATTGGTGGACACTGCTTTTGGTAAAGTCCCTGTAGGAAGCCCCCTGTCATACCAGATGCCTTTGCCAAACAGCAGCCACACCAGCCCCCACACTGACAcacctccccggcctcccctgcctctgggGGACTACAGACTAGAGCCATCAAGCTGCATGTTTGTGTTCAGTGAACAGGAACTGCAGTATCTGAAGTCAATAGAGACCTCGTGGGATATGGCTCACAGAATTGAGAAGGCGACCAGAGACAAGAGTGTCTCgatagagagagaccagctgagaCGGCCCCGGCTCACCTCCCACTTCTGGGAAATTTGTCATATCAGAGAGCAGAGCAAAGCAGAGCAGCTTGCAGAGAGAGTATGGAAGGGCACCCCTCGCTCGGTGAAAAGGGTTCGGGGGGTGGAATCTGCAGCCGTGTGGGAGTACTGTCGGGCTATTAACGTCAACTACTCACCGTGTGGGTTCATCACCCACCCAGACGCCCCCTGGCTGGGGTGCTCTCCGTACGGACTCAGCTTCGATCCCACGGAGAGCCCGCCCTTCGGCCTGCTGGAGATCATCTTTCCCAAGACCAGGAGCTACGTCAGCTGCCCCTTCCTCAGCGTACGAGGTGGAGCACTGCAGCTGAAGCAGAACCACTCCTACTTCTGGCAGCTGCAGGCCCAGCTGCTGCTCACTGGGCTGCAGTGGTGCGACTTTGTGGTGTTTGCTGAGGACGATGTGTGGATCCAGCGCATCTTCAGAGATGATGAGGTAGTAAATATCATAAGAGAGAAAACGGaacatttctttctttatttttaCATGCCGAAATGTCTATATATGAGCACAATCTAA
- the LOC134031725 gene encoding uncharacterized protein LOC134031725 — protein sequence MSKTQLLKALVNERLAIAVLEIYEAVEKTITEFQEEVERTKEDNARLQRLLDAVLKPEIKLQRTDAQQCPGVSAEWGSAGDQPGAGEEDCDEPDEEDCSMNKEQADHMHVKQEQKCSQEQLLQQFKSEETELLLVHSNPEMFNFEDEPQLTQYQMQTIEQEATFWASPFSQAMGQIPHEPEEDDRIPDPSSQLLFPSAYSRKASEDVSSHLECSDVDQSNTIEPSYPSALQSRKKHGSLTAVDKKTSIHVLPMSQGRGGPIYSKKQYCLYCCRPYSKISRHLEHVHCNESEVAKAIQFPKNSKERRLHLNYLRKRGNFAHNTDVCRKGSGQMIVCQRPRRSMEAKDFIHCVYCRGLYSKKFLWKHVRHCQLKNNDDANCQPKKSWNGRKKGRKQSQAAARLNVSEISEAAGPSITACLTASTKEDKGSPRWFKKKWEVNEVTAIERHMMRFITRHKLPGKKDCLQCIKEEPDVLQNRTWVIVKNYVRNRITALQKNAKLE from the exons ATGTCAAAAACACAGTTACTTAAAGCCTTGGTTAACGAACGATTAGCGATCGCAGTTTTGGAAATATATGAGGCAGTGGAAAAAACGATAACTGAATTCCAAGAGGAGGTGGAACGTACAAAGGAGGACAACGCGCGTCTCCAGAGACTGTTGGACGCGGTGTTGAAACCTGAGATTAAATTACAGAGAACAG ACGCTCAGCAGTGTCCTGGGGTTTCTGCAGAGTGGGGTTCTGCTGGTGACCAGCCTGGTGCTGGTGAGGAGGACTGTGACGAGCCTGATGAGGAGGACTGCAGCATGAATAAGGAGCAGGCTGATCACATGCACGTTAAACAGGAGCAGAAGTGCAGCCAGGAGCAGCTGCTACAGCAATTCAAGTCTGAAGAAACTGAACTCTTACTGGTTCATAGCAATCCAGAAATGTTCAATTTTGAAGATGAACCTCAACTTACACAATACCAAATGCAGACAATTGAACAGGAGGCGACTTTCTGGGCCTCTCCCTTcagtcaggctatggggcagaTACCACATGAACCAGAGGAAGATGACAGAATACCAGATCCAAGCAGTCAGTTACTGTTCCCCTCTGCA TATTCAAGAAAGGCATCTGAGGATGTCTCCAGCCATTTAGAATGCAGTGATGTGGACCAATCTAACACAATTGAGCCTTCATACCCCAGTGCCCTACAATCTAGGAAAAAACATGGGTCACTCACTGCAGTGGACAAGAAGACCTCCATCCATGTTCTGCCGATGTCACAGGGAAGAGGCGGCCCAATATACAGTAAAAAACAGTACTGCCTGTACTGCTGTAGGCCATATTCTAAAATATCTAGACACCTTGAACATGTGCATTGTAACGAGTCAGAGGTGGCAAAGGCAATTCAATTTCCAAAGAATTCCAAGGAAAGAAGACTCCATTTGAACTATCTCAGAAAACGAGGCAACTTTGCCCATAATACAGATGTTTGCAGAAAAGGGTCTGGACAAATGATAGTCTGTCAACGACCAAGGCGGAGCATGGAAGCCAAAGATTTCATTCACTGTGTTTATTGCAGAGGCCTTTATTCCAAGAAGTTCTTGTGGAAACATGTGAGGCACTGCCAACTCAAAAACAATGATGATGCAAACTGTCAACCCAAAAAATCCTggaatggaagaaaaaaaggtaGAAAACAATCTCAGGCTGCTGCTAGACTAAACGTCTCAGAGATCAGTGAAGCCGCTGGACCATCTATCACTGCATGCTTGACTGCATCCACAAAAGAGGATAAAG GTTCACCCAGATGGTTCAAGAAAAAATGGGAGGTGAATGAGGTAACAGCCATCGAGAGACACATGATGAGGTTCATCACCAGACACAAACTGCCTGGTAAGAAAGACTGTCTCCAGTGCATTAAAGAAGAGCCAGATGTTCTTCAGAACAGGACATGGGTGATTGTCAAGAATTATGTGAGAAACAGAATCACTGCTCTACAGAAAAACGCCAAATTAGAGTAa
- the LOC134031726 gene encoding carboxy-terminal kinesin 2-like, whose amino-acid sequence MGYFFSPSSMSAVEIASIIKDAIGNLKHIGLTVQAVICDQAPTNIKALHLLGATLDPLGGEDSHCILVRVQRVPVVFDVPHLVKSIRKNFFKYGLKIQGKDVLWCHIVNFYELDKLQLHFSNGVIEEAASRDVQVLKSAEMMELRKKNSQYEAKLSTLRAQNHNLRDVVRTLEETVARQADELHTGEMERRKLHNSIQELKGNIRVFCRVRPPSTGGQMDRPVNDNRSITLSKHQQSHTGCDGKTQTYHFRFDRVFGPSSSQKEVFEDINLLVKSALDGYNVCCFAYGQNGSGKTYTMEGGETETSRGVIPRAVQQIFTAAKSLRQQGWEYTFTASFVEVYNETLRDLVYTGKPNKRPEHEIHKVTTNKVTVTNLSYRKVTTEVEVYKLIALANRNRSTARTRMNDRSSCSHAVFQLDIEGGNSGRGAEAKLCLNAASLRLVDLAVAGQVMAGMEKSQAEHLKRDDIQKLLAN is encoded by the exons ATGGGTTATTTCTTCTCCCCCAGTTCCATGTCAGCCGTGGAAATAGCCAGCATCATTAAGGATGCCATTGGGAACCTAAAACATATAGGGCTGACA GTGCAGGCAGTAATATGTGACCAGGCACCGACTAACATCAAAGCTTTGCACCTACTTGGGGCCACCCTGGACCCTCTGGGTGGCGAGGATTCCCACTGCATTCTGGTGAGGGTTCAGAGGGTTCCTGTGGTGTTCGATGTCCCTCACCTAGTGAAGTCCATCAGGAAGAACTTCTTTAAGTATGGCCTAAAG ATCCAAGGCAAAGATGTTCTTTGGTGCCATATCGTGAACTTCTATGAGCTTGACAAGCTCCAACT GCATTTCAGCAATGGTGTCATTGAAGAGGCTGCCAGCAGAG ATGTCCAGGTGCTGAAGTCGGCTGAGATGATGGAATTACGCAAAAAGAACAG CCAGTATGAGGCCAAGCTGTCAACCCTGCGAGCACAGAACCACAACCTGCGG GATGTGGTGCGTACCCTGGAGGAGACGGTGGCTCGGCAGGCAGATGAGCTCCATACTGGGGAGATGGAACGCAGGAAGCTCCACAATTCCATCCAGGAGCTAAAA GGGAACATCCGGGTATTCTGCAGAGTGCGCCCACCGTCTACTGGAGGTCAAATGGACCGACCCGTCAATGACAACAGGTCCATTACTTTGAGCAAACATCAACAG TCCCACACAGGCTGTGATGGTAAAACACAGACGTACCATTTTCGCTTTGATCGGGTGTTTGGACCCTCCTCCAGCCAGAAGGAGGTGTTTGAGGACATCAACCTGCTGGTCAAATCCGCCCTGGACGGATACAACGTCTGCTGCTTTGCCTATGGCCAGAACGGCAGCGGCAAGACCTACACcatggaggggggtgagacgGAGACCAGCAGGGGTGTGATCCCCAGGGCTGTCCAGCAAATATTTACTGCTGCCAAGAGTCTCCGCCAGCAGGGCTGGGAG TACACTTTTACGGCCAGCTTTGTGGAGGTCTATAATGAGACCCTGCGGGATCTAGTGTACACGGGCAAGCCCAACAAGAGGCCTGAGCATGAGATCCACAAGGTGACCACAAACAAGGTCACTGTGACCAACCTCAGCTACCGCAAGGTCACCACTGAGGTTGAG gtgtACAAACTGATTGCGCTGGCAAATCGGAATCGCTCCACTGCTAGGACCCGCATGAATGACCGCTCTTCCTGCTCTCACGCGGTCTTCCAACTGGATATTGAGGGTGGGAACTCTGGGCGAGGT GCTGAGGCTAAACTGTGTCTGAATGCAGCATCTCTGCGTCTGGTGGACCTGGCAGTGGCCGGCCAGGTCATGGCCGGCATGGAGAAGAGCCAGGCAGAGCACCTAAAAAGAGACGACATCCAGAAACTCCTCGctaattaa